One genomic region from Jiangella sp. DSM 45060 encodes:
- the thpR gene encoding RNA 2',3'-cyclic phosphodiesterase produces MRLFAAIEPSPEAVAQLAAAVDGVRDDVLRWSDPAGWHLTLAFYGEVGVDQVDELTERLARAARRHPATRARIAGAGRFGRTVLWAGIDGDGAALRALAGSAGAAGRRTGVGTDDRQRFRPHVTLARARGDARGRGDVRGRGDARGRGGADLRPYVARLASYAGPWWDAGAVTLFRSHPGGPGHSPRYEPLARFALTGRR; encoded by the coding sequence GTGAGGCTGTTCGCCGCGATCGAGCCGTCGCCCGAGGCGGTGGCGCAGCTGGCCGCCGCCGTCGACGGCGTGCGCGACGACGTGCTGCGCTGGTCCGACCCGGCCGGCTGGCACCTGACGCTCGCGTTCTACGGCGAGGTCGGCGTGGACCAGGTCGACGAGCTGACCGAGCGGCTGGCCCGGGCGGCCCGCCGGCACCCGGCGACACGGGCGCGCATCGCCGGCGCCGGACGGTTCGGCCGGACGGTGCTCTGGGCCGGCATCGACGGCGACGGCGCCGCTCTGCGCGCGCTGGCGGGGTCGGCGGGCGCCGCCGGCCGCCGGACCGGCGTCGGGACGGACGACCGGCAGCGGTTCCGGCCGCACGTCACACTGGCCCGCGCCCGCGGTGACGCCCGCGGGCGTGGCGATGTACGCGGGCGTGGCGATGCTCGCGGCCGCGGCGGCGCCGACCTGCGGCCGTACGTTGCGCGGCTCGCGTCGTACGCGGGACCGTGGTGGGACGCCGGCGCCGTGACACTGTTCCGGTCGCACCCCGGCGGGCCGGGGCACAGCCCGCGGTACGAGCCGCTGGCCCGCTTCGCGCTGACCGGCCGCCGCTGA